In a single window of the Oscarella lobularis chromosome 2, ooOscLobu1.1, whole genome shotgun sequence genome:
- the LOC136183572 gene encoding uncharacterized protein isoform X3, with protein sequence MMMLHDNVLLVLYSLLCGSLLAVDGQENATEAMTSGPTTVGPTTPEPCKKCKPPPFSLSPPPMPNLPAEFTTAPPSTEPTTLVPTTLEPTTLEPTTLEPTTLEPTSATPTTQEATTPGPTTPEPCNMCRPPPPFSLSPPPMPNLPAEFTTAPPSTEPTTLESTTLEPTTLEPTTLEPTTLEPTTLEPTTLEPTTLEPTTLEPTSAVPTTQEATTLGPTTLEPTPPFPTTPEPCKMCRPPPFSLSPPPMPNINECLSMPCQNGRCEDLVNDFNCECFAGYTGTFCETDINECDSNPCQNGGTCIDDINSFTCDCPPEFSGSRCHIAEARCSSRIENCTDFIECAKGVFPCDSPNYLDTFLSPACPPRGDNNFTAWFTDVLICLANLTSNTIADVYGVDRTVTPFAEECRLVDHRLFNGLGDCVRSDDLCNVIFSTSDALFLRGVLEESSTYRDVNFDIMLDVVRSCPANSPNVAELRSVLEERGFVLCGRIDPAQNLESPSITNLLTSVFEELIGGTGSSLRLSDNALSECENRRRNGGNRFRRSVNETSGVFGLISNGTNATSPVDICQALNNSQSDSNVTVDCPVCGDGILQIESEECDDGGTDNGDGCSAACELEDGFGCQVPVGGRTVCRNRTCGDGIRVPGEDCDSGSSGFGCDSISCTILDGYACPVNDEFNRPSQCFNCGNGVLEFFEECDTLNGTGKDGDGCNDTCGVVDFFTCTGALGDESECEHVAVDFDVADKTTLNRTVLSREPTSTVLLAPRRENLDASAFGNEDWREIVVELINPANALKERVTFTPDEAVLAGKLSVEERNNIIVSTSQFTTPSGGEGIKVIRDATPNNLTHVLLTISYFNSETDPDFDPRTLLVTVIDSNGFSTPVIGVTVQYVGRNDDEPVLTIGTPVTRYEEGRQTSIDVTSNSLTLTDPDHQIHLIQSATARILSRGSGTLAIRDYNEVVKSEVRIAGKEIALTGNASTEIFQALLNNITYTNLEPEFEGLDDVIIELSVFDGKFRTTASVLVRLIDFNVAPVITLNQDELFYTEGHPPSFLPGDIVNITDANDVNMTGATVSLVNGYDGDTLVLNSSFAAAFGINVESDNQILRLSGSAEIKYYQMVLSSFGFINNLSPPVNLTSDTRMAYVVVNDGQNSSAPAILRILVTPVSDGPILRFSPSSQPPQFASLADRSHLIIYTENGPPVNIFPMSTVLIDVDSFFAGNATLSFSTSRAGDVIVVDESVASQHDVVVAGSGTNSVHLSGIASLAVYLQILRSATYDNTVSEPARVASQITVTVWDKEGAASLPVFVNISTVFVNDGPQLDLGVGIGNDDRIRFRENQNVGQHVVSRPHDVTIDDLIEGNSISKMTVELTAKYPHKLDADEYIFLRKSTACPGLMYEPDQSGKLLTFTGIDNGQLYACVVGALFYASSADEPTIFINDVSLVKIGRKIVFTVFDDGQPPANSSATSHVDIVTVNDNSPQFLFQGGMECVSERSSRRRVRDVEKQKEPRAEKRTEFMVRVTSVQVEEAQSDSLRPGTAVIVKFSHNTNTPPVLSRSQLMKLISFSPEHLNDARTIGLWDDNRTLAIVFLTGAFYPGSVAPVRTKDIELTFLAKDHVNPCDSNQSRDDGVFHSSGVPCRVTGTYGVTYEKPTMPRKKAVVVDEETILVDWVVLAMATLVIFTTAVAAAVIGWRRRRVRRLY encoded by the exons ATGATGATGTTGCATGACAATGTGCTGCTGGTCCTGTATTCTCTGCTCTGCGGATCCCTGCTTGCAGTTGACGGCCAAG AAAACGCAACTGAGGCAATGACTTCAGGACCGACTACTGTAGgaccaactactccagaacCGTGTAAAAAGTGCAAACCACCacctttctctttgtctccACCACCAATGCCAAATC TGCCAGCTGAGTTTACAACAGCTCCTCCATCGACGGAGCCAACCACACTTGTGCCAACCACGCTTGAACCAACCACGCTTGAACCAACCACGCTTGAACCAACCACGCTTGAACCAACGTCTGCCACTCCGACGACTCAGGAAGCAACGACTCCTGGTCCTACTACTCCGGAGCCATGCAATATGTGCAGACCACCACCACCTTTCTCTTTGTCCCCTCCACCAATGCCAAATC TGCCAGCTGAGTTTACAACAGCTCCTCCATCGACGGAGCCAACCACGCTTGAGTCAACCACGCTTGAGCCAACCACGCTTGAGCCAACCACACTTGAACCAACCACGCTTGAGCCAACCACGCTTGAACCAACCACGCTTGAACCAACCACGCTTGAACCAACCACGCTTGAACCAACGTCTGCCGTTCCGACGACTCAGGAAGCAACGACTCTCGGTCCTACTACTTTGGAACCAACACCCCCTTTTCCTACTACTCCGGAGCCATGCAAAATGTGCAGACCACcaccgttttctttgtctcctCCACCAATGCCAA ACATCAACGAATGTTTGTCAATGCCGTGCCAAAATGGAAGGTGTGAAGATCTTGTTAATGATTTCAACTGTGAGTGCTTTGCTGGCTATACAGGAACTTTTTGTGAAACCG ATATTAATGAATGTGATTCAAATCCGTGTCAGAATGGCGGGACATGTATTGACGATATCAATAGTTTCACTTGCGACTGTCCACCAGAATTCAGCGGTTCGCGATGTCATATAG CCGAAGCTCGCTGTTCGTCGCGCATTGAAAACTGTACTGATTTCATTGAGTGCGCAAAAGGCGTCTTTCCATGCGACTCGCCCAACTATCTCGATACGTTCTTATCGCCCGCATGTCCTCCTAGAGGAGATAACAATTTCACAGCGTGGTTCACCGACGTCTTGATCTGTCTTGCGAACTTGACGAGCAACACTATTGCCGACGTTTACGGTGTCGATCGCACGGTTACGCCGTTTGCCGAAGAATGCCGTCTCGTCGACCATCGTCTGTTCAATGGCCTTGGAGACTGTGTACGAAGCGACGATCTTTGTAACGtgattttttcaacgtcAGATGCGCTCTTTCTACGAGGCGTTTTGGAGGAATCGTCAACGTATCGTGATGTCAATTTTGACATAATGCTGGACGTCGTGCGATCGTGTCCGGCTAACTCGCCAAACGTTGCTGAACTTAGATCTgttttggaagaaagagGCTTTGTGTTATGTGGACGGATTGATCCTGCACAGAACTTGGAATCGCCCTCCATTACTAATCTGCTAACATCTGTATTTGAAGAGTTGATTGGTGGAACCGGTTCGTCTTTGCGACTAAGCGATAATGCATTGTCGGAGTGCGAAAATCGGCGCAGGAACGGCGGCAATCGGTTCCGTCGATCAGTCAACGAAACGTCAGGTGTTTTTGGGCTCATCAGCAATGGCACCAATGCTACGAGTCCGGTCGATATTTGCCAAGCATTAAATAACAGTCAGAGTGACAGTAATGTCACAGTTGATTGTCCAGTGTGCGGCGATGGCATTCTTCAAATCGAGTCTGAAGAATGCGACGATGGAGGTACCGACAATGGAGATGGCTGCTCGGCCGCTTGTGAACTCGAGGATGGATTCGGGTGCCAAGTTCCAGTGGGAGGACGAACCGTTTGTCGCAACCGAACGTGCGGCGATGGAATACGAGTTCCCGGTGAAGATTGCGATTCCGGTTCGAGCGGCTTTGGCTGCGATTCGATCAGCTGCACTATACTAGACGGATATGCGTGTCCAGTCAACGACGAATTCAACAGGCCAAGTCAGTGCTTCAATTGCGGAAATGGAGTTCTTGAGTTCTTTGAAGAATGCGACACGCTGAATGGGACGGGAAAGGATGGAGACGGATGCAACGATACGTGTGGCGTTGTTGACTTCTTTACGTGTACGGGCGCGCTgggagacgaaagcgaatgcgaacacgttgccgtcgattttgacgtcgccgatAAGACGACGCTGAATCGAACAGTTCTGTCTCGTGAGCCGACTTCGACGGTTCTGCTGGCGCCAAGACGAGAGAATCTGGACGCTTCTGCGTTTGGAAATGAG GACTGGAGAGAAATAGTCGTTGAATTGATTAATCCCGCGAACGCTCTGAAAGAGAGA GTGACTTTTACTCCAGATGAAGCAGTTCTTGCGGGAAAACTTAGtgttgaagaaagaaataacaTCATTGTCTCTACGTCGCAATTTACTACTCCATCTGGCGG TGAAGGAATAAAAGTTATACGAGACGCGACTCCAAACAATTTGACGCACGTTCTTCTTACTATTAGCTACTTCAACTCTGAAACAGATCCAGATTTTGATCCAAG aactCTCCTTGTCACAGTCATTGATTCAAATGGCTTTTCAACTCCTGTCATAGGCGTGACGGTGCAGTACGTTGGTAGGAATGACGATGAACCTGTCTTAACAATAGGAA CGCCTGTTACACGGTACGAGGAAGGCCGTCAAACTTctattgacgtcacgagcaATTCGCTTACTCTAACGGACCCAGATCATCAAAT CCATCTCATTCAATCGGCTACGGCAAGAATTTTGTCGAGGGGAAGTGGGACTTTGGCAATCAGAGATTACAATGAAGTCGTCAAGTCAGAA GTTAGAATAGctggaaaagaaattgctcTCACTGGAAACGCATCAACTGAAATTTTTCAAGCTCTTCTTAACAATATCACCTACACGAATTT GGAGCCTGAATTTGAAGGATTggacgacgtcattatcGAGTTAAGCGTATTTGACGGAAAGTTCAGGACAACCGCATCTGTTCT CGTCCGGCTAATTGATTTTAACGTTGCTCCGGTTATAACATTGAACCAAGATGAATTGTTTTACACAGAAGGGCATCCGCCAAGTTTTCTTCCAGGTGATATTGTCAACATAACGGATGCCAATGACGTGAACATGACAGG AGCGACGGTTAGTCTGGTGAATGGCTACGACGGCGACACATTGGTTTTGAATTCGTCCTTTGCAGCGGCATTTGGCATAAACGTTGAAAGCGACAATCAGATTCTG AGATTGTCTGGAAGCGCTGAAATCAAATATTACCAAATGGTTTTGTCGTCTTTCGGTTTCATCAACAATCTCAGCCCTCCAGTCAATCTTACATCAGACACAAG AATGGCTTATGTGGTTGTGAACGATGGCCAAAACAGCAGCGCTCCAGCCATACTTCGCATCTTGGTCACTCCTGTCAGTGACGGCCCAATTCTACGATTTTCCCCGTCCAGTCAGCCTCCTCAATTCGCTTCACTAGCAGATAGATCTCATTTGATTATCTACACCGAGAACGGGCCACCTGTGAACATCTTCCCAATGTCTACCGTTCTAATAGACGTGGACAGTTTCTTTGCTGGCAATGCGACGCTTTCATTCAGCACGTCGCGTGCTGGAGACGTCATAGTCGTTGATGAAAGCGTTGCCAGTCAACACGATGTGGTCGTTGCTGGATCGGGCACTAACAGTGTTCATCTGAGCGGCATCGCCTCTTTGGCGGTTTACCTTCAG ATATTGCGTTCGGCGACGTATGACAACACAGTCTCTGAACCAGCGAGAGTCGCGTCTCAGATCACGGTTACTGTTTGGGACAAAGAGGGAGCAGCAAGCTTGCCAGTGTTTGTGAACATCTCCACCGTCTTTGTCAACGATGGTCCACAATTGGACTTGGGCGTCGGAATAGGAAATGACGATCGCATAAGATTTAGAGAAAATCAGAACGTTGGCCAGCACGTCGTGAGTCGACCACACGACGTCACTATTGACGATTTGATTGAAGGGAACAGCATTTCCAAAATGACAGTAGAATTGAC AGCAAAATATCCTCACAAGCTTGATGCCGATGAGTACATCTTCCTACGAAAATCAACAGCATGTCCCGGCCTGATG TATGAACCCGATCAATCAGGTAAACTGCTCACGTTTACCGGTATAGATAATGGCCAG CTGTATGCATGCGTGGTTGGAGCTCTATTTTACGCGTCTTCAGCTGACGAGCCAACAATTTTTATCAACGACGTTTCTCTAGTGAAAATTGGTCGCAAG ATTGTTTTCacagtttttgatgacgggcAACCACCAGCAAACAGCAGTGCCACTTCGCATGTGGACATCGTCACTGTCAACGACAATTCACCGCAGTTTCTGTTCCAAGGTGGAATGGAGTGTGTTTCTGAAAGGAGCAGCCGCCGTCGTGTTCGTGATGTggagaaacagaaagagCCACGCGCAGAGAAGCGCACGGAGTTT ATGGTTCGAGTGACGTCGGTTCAAGTCGAAGAAGCACAGAGCGATAGCCTCCGTCCAGGAACAGCGGTCATTGTCAAATTCTCGCACAACACAAATACGCCGCCAGTTTTAAGTCGATCTCAGTTGATGAAACTAATAAGCTTCTCACCAGAACACTTGAACGATGCTCGTACTATTGGATTGTGGGATGATAATCGCACTTTGGCAATCGTTTTTCTAACTGGAGCCTTCTATCCTGGCAGCGTGGCTCCAGTTAGAACAAAGGACATCGAACTCACGTTCCTGGCAAAAGATCACG TCAATCCTTGCGACTCGAATCAGtcacgagacgacggcgtttttcaCTCTTCTGGCGTTCCATGCCGTGTCACTGGCACGTATGGCGTGACGTATGAAAAGCCTACAATGCCAAGAAAGAAagccgtcgttgtcgacgagGAGACTATTCTCGTCGACTGGGTTGTCCTAGCTATGGCAACGCTGGTCATTTTTACCACCGCTGTCGCAGCAGCAGTGATTGGTTGGCGTCGCAGAAG AGTCCGTCGTCTCTACTGA
- the LOC136183572 gene encoding uncharacterized protein isoform X1 has translation MMMLHDNVLLVLYSLLCGSLLAVDGQENATEAMTSGPTTVGPTTPEPCKKCKPPPFSLSPPPMPNLPIEFTTAPPSAGPTSFEPTPATPTTQEATTPGPTTPEPCNTCSPPPPFSLSPPPMPNLPAEFTTAPPSTESTTLEPTTLEPTTLEPTTLEPTTLEPTSATPTTQEATTPGPTTPEPCNMCRPPPPFSLSPPPMPNLPAEFTTAPPSTEPTTLVPTTLEPTTLEPTTLEPTTLEPTSATPTTQEATTPGPTTPEPCNMCRPPPPFSLSPPPMPNLPAEFTTAPPSTEPTTLESTTLEPTTLEPTTLEPTTLEPTTLEPTTLEPTTLEPTTLEPTSAVPTTQEATTLGPTTLEPTPPFPTTPEPCKMCRPPPFSLSPPPMPNINECLSMPCQNGRCEDLVNDFNCECFAGYTGTFCETDINECDSNPCQNGGTCIDDINSFTCDCPPEFSGSRCHIAEARCSSRIENCTDFIECAKGVFPCDSPNYLDTFLSPACPPRGDNNFTAWFTDVLICLANLTSNTIADVYGVDRTVTPFAEECRLVDHRLFNGLGDCVRSDDLCNVIFSTSDALFLRGVLEESSTYRDVNFDIMLDVVRSCPANSPNVAELRSVLEERGFVLCGRIDPAQNLESPSITNLLTSVFEELIGGTGSSLRLSDNALSECENRRRNGGNRFRRSVNETSGVFGLISNGTNATSPVDICQALNNSQSDSNVTVDCPVCGDGILQIESEECDDGGTDNGDGCSAACELEDGFGCQVPVGGRTVCRNRTCGDGIRVPGEDCDSGSSGFGCDSISCTILDGYACPVNDEFNRPSQCFNCGNGVLEFFEECDTLNGTGKDGDGCNDTCGVVDFFTCTGALGDESECEHVAVDFDVADKTTLNRTVLSREPTSTVLLAPRRENLDASAFGNEDWREIVVELINPANALKERVTFTPDEAVLAGKLSVEERNNIIVSTSQFTTPSGGEGIKVIRDATPNNLTHVLLTISYFNSETDPDFDPRTLLVTVIDSNGFSTPVIGVTVQYVGRNDDEPVLTIGTPVTRYEEGRQTSIDVTSNSLTLTDPDHQIHLIQSATARILSRGSGTLAIRDYNEVVKSEVRIAGKEIALTGNASTEIFQALLNNITYTNLEPEFEGLDDVIIELSVFDGKFRTTASVLVRLIDFNVAPVITLNQDELFYTEGHPPSFLPGDIVNITDANDVNMTGATVSLVNGYDGDTLVLNSSFAAAFGINVESDNQILRLSGSAEIKYYQMVLSSFGFINNLSPPVNLTSDTRMAYVVVNDGQNSSAPAILRILVTPVSDGPILRFSPSSQPPQFASLADRSHLIIYTENGPPVNIFPMSTVLIDVDSFFAGNATLSFSTSRAGDVIVVDESVASQHDVVVAGSGTNSVHLSGIASLAVYLQILRSATYDNTVSEPARVASQITVTVWDKEGAASLPVFVNISTVFVNDGPQLDLGVGIGNDDRIRFRENQNVGQHVVSRPHDVTIDDLIEGNSISKMTVELTAKYPHKLDADEYIFLRKSTACPGLMYEPDQSGKLLTFTGIDNGQLYACVVGALFYASSADEPTIFINDVSLVKIGRKIVFTVFDDGQPPANSSATSHVDIVTVNDNSPQFLFQGGMECVSERSSRRRVRDVEKQKEPRAEKRTEFMVRVTSVQVEEAQSDSLRPGTAVIVKFSHNTNTPPVLSRSQLMKLISFSPEHLNDARTIGLWDDNRTLAIVFLTGAFYPGSVAPVRTKDIELTFLAKDHVNPCDSNQSRDDGVFHSSGVPCRVTGTYGVTYEKPTMPRKKAVVVDEETILVDWVVLAMATLVIFTTAVAAAVIGWRRRRVRRLY, from the exons ATGATGATGTTGCATGACAATGTGCTGCTGGTCCTGTATTCTCTGCTCTGCGGATCCCTGCTTGCAGTTGACGGCCAAG AAAACGCAACTGAGGCAATGACTTCAGGACCGACTACTGTAGgaccaactactccagaacCGTGTAAAAAGTGCAAACCACCacctttctctttgtctccACCACCAATGCCAAATC TGCCAATTGAGTTTACAACAGCTCCTCCGTCGGCGGGACCAACCTCGTTTGAACCAACTCCTGCTACTCCGACTACTCAAGAAGCAACGACTCCTGGTCCTACTACGCCGGAACCATGCAACACGTGCAGCCCACCACCACCTTTCTCTTTGTCCCCTCCACCAATGCCAAAtc TGCCAGCTGAGTTTACAACAGCTCCTCCATCGACGGAGTCAACCACGCTTGAACCAACCACGCTTGAACCAACCACGCTTGAACCAACCACGCTTGAACCAACCACGCTTGAACCAACGTCTGCCACTCCGACGACTCAGGAAGCAACGACTCCTGGTCCTACTACTCCGGAGCCATGCAATATGTGCAGACCACCACCacctttctctttgtctccACCACCAATGCCAAAtc TGCCAGCTGAGTTTACAACAGCTCCTCCATCGACGGAGCCAACCACACTTGTGCCAACCACGCTTGAACCAACCACGCTTGAACCAACCACGCTTGAACCAACCACGCTTGAACCAACGTCTGCCACTCCGACGACTCAGGAAGCAACGACTCCTGGTCCTACTACTCCGGAGCCATGCAATATGTGCAGACCACCACCACCTTTCTCTTTGTCCCCTCCACCAATGCCAAATC TGCCAGCTGAGTTTACAACAGCTCCTCCATCGACGGAGCCAACCACGCTTGAGTCAACCACGCTTGAGCCAACCACGCTTGAGCCAACCACACTTGAACCAACCACGCTTGAGCCAACCACGCTTGAACCAACCACGCTTGAACCAACCACGCTTGAACCAACCACGCTTGAACCAACGTCTGCCGTTCCGACGACTCAGGAAGCAACGACTCTCGGTCCTACTACTTTGGAACCAACACCCCCTTTTCCTACTACTCCGGAGCCATGCAAAATGTGCAGACCACcaccgttttctttgtctcctCCACCAATGCCAA ACATCAACGAATGTTTGTCAATGCCGTGCCAAAATGGAAGGTGTGAAGATCTTGTTAATGATTTCAACTGTGAGTGCTTTGCTGGCTATACAGGAACTTTTTGTGAAACCG ATATTAATGAATGTGATTCAAATCCGTGTCAGAATGGCGGGACATGTATTGACGATATCAATAGTTTCACTTGCGACTGTCCACCAGAATTCAGCGGTTCGCGATGTCATATAG CCGAAGCTCGCTGTTCGTCGCGCATTGAAAACTGTACTGATTTCATTGAGTGCGCAAAAGGCGTCTTTCCATGCGACTCGCCCAACTATCTCGATACGTTCTTATCGCCCGCATGTCCTCCTAGAGGAGATAACAATTTCACAGCGTGGTTCACCGACGTCTTGATCTGTCTTGCGAACTTGACGAGCAACACTATTGCCGACGTTTACGGTGTCGATCGCACGGTTACGCCGTTTGCCGAAGAATGCCGTCTCGTCGACCATCGTCTGTTCAATGGCCTTGGAGACTGTGTACGAAGCGACGATCTTTGTAACGtgattttttcaacgtcAGATGCGCTCTTTCTACGAGGCGTTTTGGAGGAATCGTCAACGTATCGTGATGTCAATTTTGACATAATGCTGGACGTCGTGCGATCGTGTCCGGCTAACTCGCCAAACGTTGCTGAACTTAGATCTgttttggaagaaagagGCTTTGTGTTATGTGGACGGATTGATCCTGCACAGAACTTGGAATCGCCCTCCATTACTAATCTGCTAACATCTGTATTTGAAGAGTTGATTGGTGGAACCGGTTCGTCTTTGCGACTAAGCGATAATGCATTGTCGGAGTGCGAAAATCGGCGCAGGAACGGCGGCAATCGGTTCCGTCGATCAGTCAACGAAACGTCAGGTGTTTTTGGGCTCATCAGCAATGGCACCAATGCTACGAGTCCGGTCGATATTTGCCAAGCATTAAATAACAGTCAGAGTGACAGTAATGTCACAGTTGATTGTCCAGTGTGCGGCGATGGCATTCTTCAAATCGAGTCTGAAGAATGCGACGATGGAGGTACCGACAATGGAGATGGCTGCTCGGCCGCTTGTGAACTCGAGGATGGATTCGGGTGCCAAGTTCCAGTGGGAGGACGAACCGTTTGTCGCAACCGAACGTGCGGCGATGGAATACGAGTTCCCGGTGAAGATTGCGATTCCGGTTCGAGCGGCTTTGGCTGCGATTCGATCAGCTGCACTATACTAGACGGATATGCGTGTCCAGTCAACGACGAATTCAACAGGCCAAGTCAGTGCTTCAATTGCGGAAATGGAGTTCTTGAGTTCTTTGAAGAATGCGACACGCTGAATGGGACGGGAAAGGATGGAGACGGATGCAACGATACGTGTGGCGTTGTTGACTTCTTTACGTGTACGGGCGCGCTgggagacgaaagcgaatgcgaacacgttgccgtcgattttgacgtcgccgatAAGACGACGCTGAATCGAACAGTTCTGTCTCGTGAGCCGACTTCGACGGTTCTGCTGGCGCCAAGACGAGAGAATCTGGACGCTTCTGCGTTTGGAAATGAG GACTGGAGAGAAATAGTCGTTGAATTGATTAATCCCGCGAACGCTCTGAAAGAGAGA GTGACTTTTACTCCAGATGAAGCAGTTCTTGCGGGAAAACTTAGtgttgaagaaagaaataacaTCATTGTCTCTACGTCGCAATTTACTACTCCATCTGGCGG TGAAGGAATAAAAGTTATACGAGACGCGACTCCAAACAATTTGACGCACGTTCTTCTTACTATTAGCTACTTCAACTCTGAAACAGATCCAGATTTTGATCCAAG aactCTCCTTGTCACAGTCATTGATTCAAATGGCTTTTCAACTCCTGTCATAGGCGTGACGGTGCAGTACGTTGGTAGGAATGACGATGAACCTGTCTTAACAATAGGAA CGCCTGTTACACGGTACGAGGAAGGCCGTCAAACTTctattgacgtcacgagcaATTCGCTTACTCTAACGGACCCAGATCATCAAAT CCATCTCATTCAATCGGCTACGGCAAGAATTTTGTCGAGGGGAAGTGGGACTTTGGCAATCAGAGATTACAATGAAGTCGTCAAGTCAGAA GTTAGAATAGctggaaaagaaattgctcTCACTGGAAACGCATCAACTGAAATTTTTCAAGCTCTTCTTAACAATATCACCTACACGAATTT GGAGCCTGAATTTGAAGGATTggacgacgtcattatcGAGTTAAGCGTATTTGACGGAAAGTTCAGGACAACCGCATCTGTTCT CGTCCGGCTAATTGATTTTAACGTTGCTCCGGTTATAACATTGAACCAAGATGAATTGTTTTACACAGAAGGGCATCCGCCAAGTTTTCTTCCAGGTGATATTGTCAACATAACGGATGCCAATGACGTGAACATGACAGG AGCGACGGTTAGTCTGGTGAATGGCTACGACGGCGACACATTGGTTTTGAATTCGTCCTTTGCAGCGGCATTTGGCATAAACGTTGAAAGCGACAATCAGATTCTG AGATTGTCTGGAAGCGCTGAAATCAAATATTACCAAATGGTTTTGTCGTCTTTCGGTTTCATCAACAATCTCAGCCCTCCAGTCAATCTTACATCAGACACAAG AATGGCTTATGTGGTTGTGAACGATGGCCAAAACAGCAGCGCTCCAGCCATACTTCGCATCTTGGTCACTCCTGTCAGTGACGGCCCAATTCTACGATTTTCCCCGTCCAGTCAGCCTCCTCAATTCGCTTCACTAGCAGATAGATCTCATTTGATTATCTACACCGAGAACGGGCCACCTGTGAACATCTTCCCAATGTCTACCGTTCTAATAGACGTGGACAGTTTCTTTGCTGGCAATGCGACGCTTTCATTCAGCACGTCGCGTGCTGGAGACGTCATAGTCGTTGATGAAAGCGTTGCCAGTCAACACGATGTGGTCGTTGCTGGATCGGGCACTAACAGTGTTCATCTGAGCGGCATCGCCTCTTTGGCGGTTTACCTTCAG ATATTGCGTTCGGCGACGTATGACAACACAGTCTCTGAACCAGCGAGAGTCGCGTCTCAGATCACGGTTACTGTTTGGGACAAAGAGGGAGCAGCAAGCTTGCCAGTGTTTGTGAACATCTCCACCGTCTTTGTCAACGATGGTCCACAATTGGACTTGGGCGTCGGAATAGGAAATGACGATCGCATAAGATTTAGAGAAAATCAGAACGTTGGCCAGCACGTCGTGAGTCGACCACACGACGTCACTATTGACGATTTGATTGAAGGGAACAGCATTTCCAAAATGACAGTAGAATTGAC AGCAAAATATCCTCACAAGCTTGATGCCGATGAGTACATCTTCCTACGAAAATCAACAGCATGTCCCGGCCTGATG TATGAACCCGATCAATCAGGTAAACTGCTCACGTTTACCGGTATAGATAATGGCCAG CTGTATGCATGCGTGGTTGGAGCTCTATTTTACGCGTCTTCAGCTGACGAGCCAACAATTTTTATCAACGACGTTTCTCTAGTGAAAATTGGTCGCAAG ATTGTTTTCacagtttttgatgacgggcAACCACCAGCAAACAGCAGTGCCACTTCGCATGTGGACATCGTCACTGTCAACGACAATTCACCGCAGTTTCTGTTCCAAGGTGGAATGGAGTGTGTTTCTGAAAGGAGCAGCCGCCGTCGTGTTCGTGATGTggagaaacagaaagagCCACGCGCAGAGAAGCGCACGGAGTTT ATGGTTCGAGTGACGTCGGTTCAAGTCGAAGAAGCACAGAGCGATAGCCTCCGTCCAGGAACAGCGGTCATTGTCAAATTCTCGCACAACACAAATACGCCGCCAGTTTTAAGTCGATCTCAGTTGATGAAACTAATAAGCTTCTCACCAGAACACTTGAACGATGCTCGTACTATTGGATTGTGGGATGATAATCGCACTTTGGCAATCGTTTTTCTAACTGGAGCCTTCTATCCTGGCAGCGTGGCTCCAGTTAGAACAAAGGACATCGAACTCACGTTCCTGGCAAAAGATCACG TCAATCCTTGCGACTCGAATCAGtcacgagacgacggcgtttttcaCTCTTCTGGCGTTCCATGCCGTGTCACTGGCACGTATGGCGTGACGTATGAAAAGCCTACAATGCCAAGAAAGAAagccgtcgttgtcgacgagGAGACTATTCTCGTCGACTGGGTTGTCCTAGCTATGGCAACGCTGGTCATTTTTACCACCGCTGTCGCAGCAGCAGTGATTGGTTGGCGTCGCAGAAG AGTCCGTCGTCTCTACTGA